One Methylorubrum extorquens genomic window, AGCCAGCGAGCAGGGGGCAGCGCCATGGCATCAGGTGGCGATCACCGGCTTCGCGATCGGCGAGCGCGTGAGCTGCTGGATTTCGCGCGGTGCCCGGCCGGCCTTCTGCGCGATTTCCGCCTCCTGCTCGGCGATGAGCTGACGCGCCGGCTCGTCACCGTCGAGCCCACCGAGGATTTCCATCGGGACACGCCGGTTCGAGGCGCGTGTGCCGTCTTCGAAGACAACGTCGAAGAGAACGAAGCCGCGCTGCTGCGGTAGAGATTTGGTGCGTTTGGACATGCCCGCTGATAGGCGGCCTTCAGCGGAAAGAGCAATGGCGGCGGACGCATGCGGGGTCGCACCCGGCGCCCGGCCGGGAAAGGCAGCGATGAACGAGTGGGTGCACCTCGAAACCAGCGACGTGCCCGGCGGCGGCAAGAGCCTCGCCTTGATGCAGCGCGGCGGTGAATTCTCCATCGTTGTCGGCAACATCGAACTGATGAACAGCACGCGCGGCACCTCGGAGGAAGCTCTGGCGTCGCTGACCTGTGCCCGGCTGACGGGCCGGCCGGCGCCGCGTATCCTGATCGGCGGCCTCGGGATGGGCTTCACGCTTCGCGCCGCTTTGCGGGAATTTGGACCGGACGCGCGCATCGTCGTCGCCGAACTCGTGCCGGCGGTTGCCGCCTGGGCGCGGGGACCGCTTGCGCCCGTCTTCGCCGGCTGCCTGGACGATCCGCGCGTCGAGCTGCGCGAGACGGACGTGACCCGCCTGATCCAGTCCGAGGCTTCCGGGTGGGATGCCATCCTCTTGGATGTGGATAACGGACCGGAGGGGCTGCTGCGACGCGCGAACAACCGGCTCTACGACGAGTGGGGACTGAGGCGGGCACAATGGGCCTTGAAGCCCGGCGGCACGCTCGGCGTCTGGTCGGGGACGCCTGACCGCAAGTTCAAGGCACGGCTCCAGCGTCTTGGCTTCGCCGTCGAGGAGGTTCGTCGCCCGGCCAGCGGTTCGAGCGGGCCCCGCCATGTCATCTGGCTCGCAACGCCGCCCTGACGGCTTGGTGAGCTGTCCGCACACCGGGCCAAAATCCTTCGGCCGGGTACGCGATGTCTTGTCGCTCGGAGCCGATGCGGCTGTCGAGCTCGTCTGTGGGTCAGCGATCTGCCTTCTCGCCCGCCACGGCACCGACGATGGCATCGACCGCCCCGGCTTCCTGAACCTTGGTCGGCGCATTCTCGAGGTTGATCGCGACGGCCGTCGCCAGAAAGAGCGATGGCACGTCACGTTCCGAAATGGCGGCATGACGGGCTCCACGCCCCGATCGCGTGGCGGTTCAGGCGGCGTTCCGACCGAGTGCCGTGACCAGTTCGCGGATCGAGGCCGAGGGGACGGGGCGGCTGAACAGGTAGCCTTGACCCTCGTCGCACCCTTCGAGGCGCAGCTGGTCGAGTTGGGCCTCCGTCTCGATGCCTTCGGCCGTGGTCGTCATGCCGAGGCTGCGGCCGAGGCCGACTACGGAACGCACGATCAGCCGCGCATTGCCGGTCGCGGCGAGGTTGCGCACGAAGGACTGATCGATCTTGATCTTGTCGAAGGGGAAGCTCTGCAGGTAGCTCAACGACGAGAACCCGGTCCCGAAATCGTCCATCGCCACCCGCACGCCGAGGCGCTTCAGGGTGTGAAGCGTCGCCAGTGTCGTCACGCTGTCGTTGAGCAGCACCGATTCGGTGATTTCCAGCTCCAGCCGGTGCGCCGGCAATCCGCTCGCGGCGAGCGCATCCATCACTGCCCGGACGACCGCGGCATTCCTGAACTGCGCGGCGGAGACGTTGACGGCCACGCCGATGCCGGCGGGCCAGGTCGCGGCCTCACTGCAAGCCTTGTGCAGCACCCATTCGCCAATTTCGCCGATGGTGCCCGTTTCCTCCGCCAGGGGAATGAAATCCGCGGGAGAGACATAGCCGCGCTCGGGATGCCTCCACCGCAGCAGCGCCTCGCAACTGGCGATTCGCTCCCGGTCGAGCTTGACGATCGGCTGGAACACGAGTTCGAACTCGCCGTTGCCGACGGCCTTCTTGAGATCGCTTTCCAGGGCCCGGCGCTTGCGCAGCTCGACGTCCATTCCCTCATCGAAGAACGACCAGCAGCCCCGTCCGGTCGCCTTGGCGCGGTAGAGCGCGAGATCGGCACTCTTGAGCAACTTCTCCGGGCTCGTTCCGTGTTCGGGGGCGAGCGAGATTCCGATGCTGAGCCCCACCGTCACGGTGTGCCCGTCGAGGAGGAAGGGCTGCTGGAAGGCCGCGATCAGGCGCTTGGCGAGGGCGCTCGCATCCCGCCGCGCATGCGTGCCGGCCTGGACGATGGCGAACTCGTCGCCCCCCAGCCGCGCCACGAGGTCGGTCTCGCGCAGGCAGCTTTGCAGCCGTTCCGCAACGCTGCGCAGCAGGCCGTCACCGATGGGATGGCCGAGCGTGTCGTTGACTTCCTTGAACCGGTCGAGATCGAGGCAGAGCGTGGCGAACCCGGCACCGTCCCCTTCGGCAAGGCGCGCGGCGGCCTCCTCCAGGCGTTCGCCGAACACCATGCGGTTGGCGAGCCCCGTCAACGCGTCCTTTCGCGCCATGGTGATGATCCGCGCTTCCGCCTCGTAGCGCTGGGTGACATCCTCGTAGGTGGCGATCCAACCCCCCTCCGCGGTCGGCTGCTGCTTGAGCGCGACGATGCAGTCCGTCCGGATCGGGCAACAGAGCGACGCGCTCGACCCGCGTTGGAGCAGGGCCTCCTGCTCGATGAGGAGATCGATCG contains:
- a CDS encoding spermidine synthase gives rise to the protein MNEWVHLETSDVPGGGKSLALMQRGGEFSIVVGNIELMNSTRGTSEEALASLTCARLTGRPAPRILIGGLGMGFTLRAALREFGPDARIVVAELVPAVAAWARGPLAPVFAGCLDDPRVELRETDVTRLIQSEASGWDAILLDVDNGPEGLLRRANNRLYDEWGLRRAQWALKPGGTLGVWSGTPDRKFKARLQRLGFAVEEVRRPASGSSGPRHVIWLATPP
- a CDS encoding EAL domain-containing protein, translating into MSLTRQPIGFSRGRTAVEAVLRGGRTIRGRIFLAFLMLSAITASLGGYAAFGIMTTGALVDKTYDRSLMAINYARAAATDLAMLQAAVARARLAGDSSERRTLEARIEALTQSFEEDLEIAADRAQSERATREAAAAKDAVTHWLAARREFGPDQQTVDVWQALDAHAAVAEQHIDLLINFTAGDGFSYRQTARADVARDVGFSIFATSLAIVLSGIVALLLLRQIVRPVADASTVASRIAAGELTVRVPEGGDDEFGALLRAMAVMRDNIAAMMQEEVAQRHSAQSLLADAVQGSIEGIVVVDAGGRIVLANARAAALLGIDQAEPGHRPLSEARGSAVADALLAMPGNATLTAETHAADGRWLRISRSPTREGGFVAVCSDVSLLKEQEDQLKRSNAQLDAALSNMLQGLCLYDSEGGLLVYNRRFCDMFGVDAGALRPGMTIRDVARLVEASSDNSRAIDLLIEQEALLQRGSSASLCCPIRTDCIVALKQQPTAEGGWIATYEDVTQRYEAEARIITMARKDALTGLANRMVFGERLEEAAARLAEGDGAGFATLCLDLDRFKEVNDTLGHPIGDGLLRSVAERLQSCLRETDLVARLGGDEFAIVQAGTHARRDASALAKRLIAAFQQPFLLDGHTVTVGLSIGISLAPEHGTSPEKLLKSADLALYRAKATGRGCWSFFDEGMDVELRKRRALESDLKKAVGNGEFELVFQPIVKLDRERIASCEALLRWRHPERGYVSPADFIPLAEETGTIGEIGEWVLHKACSEAATWPAGIGVAVNVSAAQFRNAAVVRAVMDALAASGLPAHRLELEITESVLLNDSVTTLATLHTLKRLGVRVAMDDFGTGFSSLSYLQSFPFDKIKIDQSFVRNLAATGNARLIVRSVVGLGRSLGMTTTAEGIETEAQLDQLRLEGCDEGQGYLFSRPVPSASIRELVTALGRNAA